aaacatgtttccgtggtgtaaaaactattgacaacaaagccatcgaggatgcttttttgggtagtcggtggggtttggatgagtctattggtttgaaaatggctgttttgtatttcattcagtgttttcttcttagcaatACTCCTGACAAAGAAGTGTCTAGGTTTGTTCTAGATGTAGTTGATAGCGGTCGGTGGGAtgagtattgttggggtagggaATCATTTGAATTGACAATTGACTCATTCAAAGGTAGGATTGAGCATGGGatcattatgaaaaatagaaaggCAGAGAAGGGAGGCCAATATGATGGCTGGTATAGGGCATTGGGATGTCCTTGGGTTTTTACCGTTTGGTTTTATGAATGTTGTCTTGCAATGGTGAACTCTTTACGTAAGAGAGTTTCATCTTCTATTCCCGGGATTCCGAACCGGAGCAACACCAtcgtcaccaaaaatccaacccTTCGAGACTTGAAGGGCAAGATTTTTGATTTACCTTTGGAGAAGGTACTTTACGCTTTCTTTACCGTTTTTTTCCGTTTCTTTTCGCCTTTatatatgttgttgttttttggtttttccaattgttttaatttttttttcatattatgtttaattatcttGTTCGATTGAAGATAAAAAACATGCGTCCTACTGATGAAGAGAGGCGGCAGCTTCAACTTGACGGTCTATTTCTCGatgaatctattgatgaacGTGGTGTAGCGAAGCAATCCTTCGAGGGTGGCTCATCTTCAAAGAAGTCTGATTCGGCAGATATTGATTGGATGAAATCTAAGCTGGAGATGCTCAGTTCGAATCAATCATCATTGGCCGAGGACTTCATTTCGttgaggtgttttgttgattttaatttcaaatccgtaatgactgtaattaaggatatccaagagaaggttaatgccattcatcgtcgtccttctgacgaggtatttattcttattttattgtttaggtttttttattttttttttgtatagtttctttactgttttatttaagtttcatttatgttggttgatacagggaaagtcatcggatgaattagtaactcaagattctgatgatgatcctgatgatgatgatgatgatgatgatgccgaggatgatgagaagcaattgcctgatccagaaaatattgattccgactccgacgatggtggtgagttggttaaagttggTGGGGATGCTGATGATGCCGACAAGGCCGTTACCGCTTGTCCCTTCGCCGATGTGAATCCTTCGAGGATGTTGGAGGGAGTGATAAAAATGTTAAGGATGTTGAGAAGCCGAAGGGCGATGA
This region of Cannabis sativa cultivar Pink pepper isolate KNU-18-1 chromosome 7, ASM2916894v1, whole genome shotgun sequence genomic DNA includes:
- the LOC133039589 gene encoding uncharacterized protein LOC133039589, which codes for MVNSLRKRVSSSIPGIPNRSNTIVTKNPTLRDLKGKIFDLPLEKIKNMRPTDEERRQLQLDGLFLDESIDERGVAKQSFEGGSSSKKSDSADIDWMKSKLEMLSSNQSSLAEDFISLRCFVDFNFKSVMTVIKDIQEKVNAIHRRPSDEGKSSDELVTQDSDDDPDDDDDDDDAEDDEKQLPDPENIDSDSDDGGELVKVGGDADDADKAVTACPFADVNPSRMLEGVPAPNPDVVGEKSDALHTDEEPRILVYDTPLVG